A single window of Methylocella tundrae DNA harbors:
- a CDS encoding superoxide dismutase: MSFTLPELPYAYEALQPYMSKETLEYHHDKHHAAYVTNANNFIKDSGLDGKSLEDVVKDSFGKNAPLFNNAAQHYNHLHFWNWLKPNGGGAIPGKIEKAIIDSLGSVAKAKEDFIQAGLTQFGSGWAWLSVKDGKIIVSKTPNGENPLIHGAAPILGVDVWEHSYYIDYRNRRPDYLKAFVDNLINWEYVEQLYEKAIA, encoded by the coding sequence ATGTCGTTCACCCTGCCTGAGCTTCCCTACGCCTATGAGGCGCTCCAGCCCTATATGTCCAAAGAGACGCTGGAATATCACCACGACAAGCATCACGCGGCCTACGTGACCAACGCCAATAATTTCATCAAGGACAGCGGCCTCGATGGCAAGTCGCTGGAAGACGTCGTCAAGGACTCATTCGGCAAGAACGCTCCTTTGTTCAACAATGCGGCGCAACACTACAACCATCTTCATTTCTGGAACTGGTTGAAGCCAAATGGCGGCGGCGCTATTCCCGGCAAGATCGAAAAAGCCATTATCGACAGCCTCGGGTCGGTCGCGAAAGCAAAGGAAGACTTCATCCAGGCCGGCCTCACGCAGTTCGGCTCGGGCTGGGCCTGGCTCTCCGTTAAGGACGGCAAGATCATCGTGAGCAAGACGCCGAACGGCGAAAATCCGCTGATTCATGGCGCCGCTCCGATCCTTGGCGTCGATGTGTGGGAACATTCCTACTACATCGATTATCGCAATCGCCGGCCGGATTACCTCAAGGCGTTCGTCGATAATCTCATCAACTGGGAATATGTCGAGCAACTCTACGAAAAGGCGATCGCCTGA
- a CDS encoding HPF/RaiA family ribosome-associated protein, whose translation MDRPLQIVFRDIQHSEALAKLIEERVQRLEHIYAHIIGCRVVAGASHRGPRNTVAPLALCVEVEVPGRPLIVAKSEAKRKGQQNTLVHRVFDAVQRQLEQLAEIIKGNVKRHENGIESGVVVRLFPEQDHGFVEVKGGPDLYFSRSCVMRGSFDNLKIGAMVHFTRAAAEGVMGPQASAVYVLEQRETGRDKAARPAGALEPIVTGA comes from the coding sequence ATGGATCGACCGCTGCAGATCGTATTCCGCGACATACAGCACTCCGAGGCCCTCGCGAAGCTCATCGAGGAGAGAGTGCAACGGCTCGAACATATTTACGCGCACATCATCGGGTGCCGCGTGGTCGCGGGCGCGTCTCATCGCGGACCGAGGAATACGGTGGCGCCGCTCGCCCTCTGCGTCGAAGTCGAGGTGCCCGGCCGGCCGTTGATCGTCGCAAAGTCGGAAGCGAAGCGGAAAGGCCAGCAGAACACACTCGTCCATCGCGTTTTCGACGCTGTTCAGCGCCAGCTTGAGCAGCTTGCCGAGATCATCAAGGGAAATGTGAAGCGGCACGAGAACGGTATCGAGTCGGGCGTCGTGGTGCGTCTGTTTCCCGAGCAGGACCATGGCTTCGTGGAGGTGAAAGGCGGCCCGGATCTTTACTTCTCCCGCAGCTGCGTGATGCGGGGAAGCTTCGACAATCTGAAGATCGGCGCCATGGTGCATTTCACGCGCGCCGCTGCGGAAGGGGTGATGGGCCCCCAGGCCAGCGCCGTCTATGTGTTGGAGCAGCGCGAGACGGGACGCGACAAAGCGGCGCGACCGGCAGGCGCGCTTGAGCCGATCGTGACCGGCGCCTGA
- a CDS encoding S9 family peptidase codes for MHGVAIADEYAWLKAANWQEVLRDPAALPAAIRTVIDAENDFAARALEAQEPLRQALVKEMRGRIKEDDAEVPLRDGRFLYYLRYNEGGQHPIFCRSEEDGAAVETLLDGDAEGAGKIFFDIAEARHSPDHRKFAWSADENGSELHAIRVRDLDQGRDGADIVKDTDGSLVWTADSGSFYYVRVDEHHRPAAVFRHRLGEDPSTDALIFEERDPRWFIHVRRSQSGAFGIISVSDHDASECHLLDLHDPAARPRLIEPRAPGLRYEVEHRGDQLHIRANADGAEDFKIVVAPLATPAKAFWADEIGHKPGRMIIALSVFPEYLVRLEREEGLPRIVIRCFESGEEHAVAFAEEAYSLSINERLEFDTRLLRFTYSSMTTPRETYDYDLATGARVLRKRQTIPSGHDPAAYVTRRLFAPAADGELVPVSILYRRDLPLEDSAPVLLYGYGAYGHPTPASFSATRLSLVDRGFIYAIAHVRGGTEKGWRWYVGGKLANKPHSFSDFVAAARHLIAKGLTKEGRIVIQGGSAGGMLMGAAVNLAPDLFAGVIADVPFVDVLNTMLDAELPLTPPEWLEWGNPITDAEAFAAIRSYSPYDNIVEKRYPPILALGGLTDPRVTYWEPLKWTARLRATMTGGGPILCKINMGAGHGGAPGRFDRLQDAALQYAFALACVEGAFGA; via the coding sequence ATGCATGGCGTCGCCATCGCAGACGAATATGCGTGGCTCAAGGCCGCCAATTGGCAGGAGGTTCTGCGCGACCCGGCCGCCCTTCCCGCCGCCATCCGGACCGTCATCGACGCCGAGAATGATTTCGCCGCCAGGGCGCTCGAGGCGCAAGAGCCCTTGCGCCAGGCTCTGGTTAAGGAGATGCGCGGGCGCATCAAGGAGGACGACGCCGAAGTTCCGCTGCGCGACGGCCGCTTTCTCTACTATCTCCGCTACAATGAGGGCGGCCAGCACCCGATTTTTTGCCGCTCCGAAGAAGATGGCGCCGCGGTGGAGACCCTTCTCGACGGTGACGCCGAAGGCGCGGGCAAGATTTTCTTCGACATCGCCGAAGCGCGCCATTCCCCCGATCATCGCAAATTCGCCTGGAGCGCCGACGAGAATGGTTCCGAGCTTCACGCCATCCGTGTGCGCGATCTCGATCAGGGCCGGGATGGCGCGGACATCGTGAAGGACACCGATGGAAGCCTCGTCTGGACCGCCGATTCCGGCAGCTTCTATTATGTGCGCGTCGATGAGCATCACCGCCCGGCGGCCGTGTTCCGGCATCGGCTCGGCGAAGACCCCTCGACCGACGCGCTGATCTTCGAGGAGCGCGATCCGCGCTGGTTCATCCACGTAAGGCGCAGTCAATCCGGCGCCTTCGGCATCATCAGCGTCAGCGACCATGACGCGTCGGAGTGTCACCTCCTCGACCTTCATGATCCCGCCGCGCGGCCGCGTCTGATCGAGCCGCGGGCGCCTGGCCTTCGCTATGAGGTCGAGCATCGCGGCGATCAGCTCCATATCCGCGCCAACGCCGACGGCGCCGAGGATTTCAAGATCGTCGTCGCTCCGCTGGCGACGCCCGCCAAGGCGTTCTGGGCCGACGAGATCGGCCATAAGCCCGGCCGGATGATCATCGCCCTGTCCGTGTTCCCGGAGTATCTCGTTCGGCTCGAGCGCGAGGAGGGACTGCCGCGCATCGTCATCAGATGTTTCGAAAGCGGAGAGGAACACGCCGTCGCTTTCGCGGAAGAGGCCTATTCGCTCTCGATCAATGAACGTCTCGAATTTGATACGCGCCTGCTGCGCTTCACCTATTCTTCGATGACGACGCCGCGCGAGACTTACGACTACGATCTTGCGACGGGCGCGCGCGTCCTGCGCAAGCGCCAGACGATTCCCTCCGGCCACGATCCCGCCGCTTACGTCACCCGGCGGCTTTTCGCTCCCGCCGCGGACGGCGAGCTTGTGCCGGTTTCGATCCTTTATCGCCGCGACCTCCCTCTCGAGGATTCGGCGCCTGTGCTGCTCTATGGCTACGGCGCCTATGGCCATCCGACGCCGGCCTCGTTCAGCGCGACGCGCCTCTCACTCGTCGATCGCGGCTTCATTTATGCGATCGCCCATGTTCGCGGCGGCACGGAGAAGGGCTGGCGCTGGTATGTCGGCGGCAAGCTCGCCAACAAGCCGCACAGCTTTTCGGACTTTGTCGCCGCCGCGCGCCATCTGATCGCCAAGGGCCTGACGAAGGAAGGGCGCATCGTCATCCAGGGCGGCAGCGCCGGCGGCATGCTGATGGGCGCCGCGGTGAACCTCGCTCCGGACCTCTTCGCCGGCGTCATCGCCGATGTGCCGTTTGTGGACGTGCTCAACACCATGCTCGACGCCGAACTGCCGCTGACGCCGCCGGAATGGCTCGAATGGGGCAATCCGATCACGGACGCCGAGGCTTTCGCGGCGATCCGATCCTATTCGCCTTACGACAACATAGTTGAAAAACGCTACCCGCCGATCCTTGCCCTCGGCGGTCTGACCGACCCACGCGTCACCTATTGGGAGCCGCTGAAATGGACGGCGCGGCTTCGCGCCACCATGACCGGCGGCGGCCCGATTCTCTGCAAGATCAACATGGGCGCGGGACATGGCGGCGCGCCGGGCCGCTTCGATCGGCTCCAGGACGCGGCGCTGCAATATGCTTTTGCGCTCGCATGCGTCGAGGGCGCTTTTGGGGCATGA
- the gltA gene encoding citrate synthase, with the protein MSTTTGSFSIGEATVEMPVKAGSIGPAVVDIGKLYAKTGMFTYDPGFTSTASCESEITYIDGDEGVLLYRGYPIAQIAEHGDYLETCYLLLYGELPTPTQKRDFDYRITRHTMIHEQMARFFQGFRRDAHPMAVMVASVGALSAFYHDSTDISDPRQRMVASMRLIAKMPTLAAMAFKYTIGQPFVYPKNELDYASNFLRMCFAVPTEEYKVRPTLARALDRIFILHADHEQNASTSTVRLAGSSGANPFACIAAGVACLWGPAHGGANEAALKMLTEIGTVENIPKFIARAKDKNDPFRLMGFGHRVYKNYDPRAKIMQQTCHEVLNELGLKNDPLLAVAMELERIALHDEYFIEKKLYPNIDFYSGITLKAMGFPVSMFTVLFAVARTSGWIAQWKEMIEDPGQKIGRPRQLYTGAPQRDYVAPDKR; encoded by the coding sequence ATGAGCACGACGACTGGGTCTTTTAGTATCGGTGAAGCTACAGTCGAAATGCCGGTCAAAGCTGGATCGATTGGCCCCGCAGTCGTAGACATTGGAAAGCTCTACGCCAAGACCGGGATGTTCACATACGATCCCGGCTTCACATCGACGGCGAGTTGCGAGTCCGAAATCACCTATATCGACGGCGACGAGGGCGTGCTGCTGTATCGCGGTTATCCGATCGCCCAGATTGCTGAACACGGCGACTATCTCGAAACATGCTACCTTTTGCTCTACGGCGAGTTGCCGACCCCGACGCAAAAGCGCGATTTCGACTATCGGATCACGCGCCACACGATGATCCATGAGCAGATGGCCCGCTTCTTCCAGGGCTTCCGGCGCGACGCGCATCCGATGGCCGTGATGGTCGCAAGCGTTGGCGCATTGTCGGCCTTCTATCACGATTCGACCGACATTTCGGACCCGCGTCAGCGCATGGTCGCCTCCATGCGGCTCATCGCAAAAATGCCGACGCTGGCGGCCATGGCGTTTAAGTACACGATCGGCCAGCCGTTCGTTTATCCGAAGAACGAACTTGATTACGCGTCGAATTTCCTACGCATGTGCTTCGCGGTTCCGACCGAGGAATATAAGGTCAGGCCGACCCTCGCACGCGCGCTCGACCGCATCTTCATTCTCCATGCCGATCACGAGCAGAACGCGTCCACCTCGACGGTGCGCCTCGCCGGATCCTCGGGCGCCAATCCGTTCGCCTGTATCGCCGCGGGCGTCGCCTGCCTCTGGGGGCCCGCGCATGGAGGCGCCAATGAGGCGGCGCTGAAGATGCTGACGGAAATCGGAACCGTCGAAAATATTCCAAAGTTCATCGCCCGCGCCAAGGACAAGAATGACCCGTTCAGGCTGATGGGCTTTGGCCATCGCGTCTATAAGAATTACGATCCTCGCGCGAAGATCATGCAGCAGACCTGCCACGAAGTGCTGAACGAACTCGGCCTCAAGAACGATCCGCTTCTGGCGGTTGCGATGGAACTCGAGCGCATCGCTCTCCACGACGAATACTTCATCGAGAAGAAGCTTTATCCGAACATCGACTTCTATTCCGGCATCACGCTGAAGGCGATGGGATTCCCCGTTTCCATGTTCACCGTGCTCTTCGCTGTCGCGCGCACCTCCGGCTGGATCGCGCAATGGAAGGAAATGATCGAAGATCCTGGCCAGAAGATCGGCCGCCCGCGTCAGCTCTATACGGGCGCGCCGCAGCGCGACTATGTGGCGCCCGATAAACGCTAA
- a CDS encoding FAD-dependent monooxygenase, whose translation MIEVDPFHVDILVAGAGAAGLSAAIALDQAGFSVACAGLVDRRANGRTVALFEASLRLYKSLGLWPRFRDKAAALEKIAMVDATNARFRAPSVSFAASEIGLSAFGANIENNVLVDGLAEAAAARSGLALCQSLIEDIRFDDDDVRATLADGRRIKAKLVVAADGRGSLARTRANIDARSWTYPQVALTALLAHAKPHRNISTEFHTRSGPCTLVPLRSQGEKLHRSSLVWLMSAADAERRRDLAPGELAREIELQVGGLLGAMELDGPCGFFPMAGMSVAKLFGRRIALIGEAAHVFPPLAAQGLNLSLRDIAALVETLEDARADGKDIGAAASLKSYGAARRGDISLRTNGVDILNRSLLTEFLPVDLMRGAGFFAFSMIGPLRRALMREGVLTHQTLPRLMQARPRRGAVATGG comes from the coding sequence ATGATAGAGGTTGATCCGTTTCACGTCGATATTCTCGTCGCTGGCGCCGGCGCCGCCGGGCTCTCGGCCGCCATCGCTCTCGATCAGGCGGGCTTTTCCGTCGCTTGCGCCGGTCTCGTCGATCGTCGCGCCAATGGCCGGACGGTGGCTTTGTTTGAAGCCTCCCTGCGCTTATACAAATCGCTTGGCCTCTGGCCGCGCTTTCGGGACAAGGCCGCCGCGCTCGAAAAGATCGCGATGGTCGACGCGACAAATGCCCGATTCCGGGCACCCTCGGTCTCCTTCGCCGCAAGCGAGATCGGCCTTTCAGCCTTTGGCGCGAATATCGAAAACAATGTTCTGGTCGATGGACTCGCGGAGGCCGCCGCCGCGCGCTCCGGCCTCGCCCTTTGCCAAAGCCTCATCGAGGACATTCGTTTCGATGACGACGACGTGCGCGCCACGCTCGCCGATGGCCGGAGGATTAAAGCCAAGCTGGTCGTCGCCGCCGACGGCCGCGGCTCGCTGGCCCGAACCAGGGCCAATATCGACGCGCGCAGTTGGACCTATCCCCAGGTCGCCCTGACGGCGCTTCTCGCGCACGCCAAGCCGCATCGAAATATATCAACCGAATTTCATACGAGATCAGGCCCCTGCACTCTGGTGCCCCTGCGCTCGCAGGGCGAAAAGCTTCATCGTTCGAGCCTTGTGTGGCTGATGTCGGCCGCCGACGCCGAGCGCCGACGTGATCTCGCGCCCGGCGAACTGGCGCGCGAGATCGAGTTGCAGGTCGGCGGACTTTTGGGCGCTATGGAGCTCGACGGACCGTGCGGCTTCTTTCCGATGGCCGGCATGAGCGTCGCAAAACTGTTTGGCAGGCGCATCGCGCTCATCGGCGAAGCCGCGCATGTTTTTCCGCCGTTGGCGGCGCAAGGGCTGAACCTCAGCCTGCGCGACATCGCGGCTCTCGTTGAAACCCTCGAAGACGCTCGGGCGGATGGAAAAGACATCGGCGCCGCGGCAAGCCTCAAATCCTACGGGGCTGCGCGCCGGGGCGACATTTCCTTGCGCACCAATGGCGTCGATATTCTAAATCGCTCGCTGCTCACGGAATTCCTGCCCGTCGACCTCATGCGCGGCGCGGGATTCTTCGCCTTTTCGATGATCGGTCCGCTGCGGCGGGCGCTGATGCGGGAAGGCGTCCTGACCCATCAAACTTTGCCGCGTCTGATGCAGGCGCGGCCCCGGCGCGGCGCGGTCGCCACAGGCGGCTGA
- a CDS encoding ComEC/Rec2 family competence protein yields the protein MSQLRRIFVDAFETEVALRRMFLWLPAAAGAGVVSYMAADREPSLWLLVPLTAAFAGLAFLARGRRLAFFLLCGLCAFFAGDLSAAWRSARVAAPIIDRTTIGVVEGFIEQMDFRRAGARFVLRVYAIEGLAAAATPYRVRLSIRRAPPFEAGAYVRLKARLLPPAHASLPGGYDFAKDAWFAGIGGVGNALGRIETAAPPAPPGLALRTMMALDRGRNALARRIDQIVGGDAGAIAAAMVTGKRDLLSDAAKDVIREAGIFHIITISGVQMTLVAAIFFVGFRRLLALSPTLALRYPIKKWSAALAMAGAVFYDVATGSRVGTERALFMTLIMLGAVLLDRQALTMRNLAFAALIVILTEPESIMGASFQLSFAAVAALVAVYEARMAAAAADREDGLILRARAVEGERLRLFWRACKNLLARGPGGLLFATFCATAATASFMAYNFHELSPYVLIGNPLTLTVIEVFAVPGALIGTLLYPLGLDAWVWRYVGLGIDGIMWAAAEIGRLPGATLHLPAFAPWSIIFLTLAMLCSVLWRTAVFRAMALPLAVIGVWGALCGPSFDMAVAPNGEAAAFRGRDGRLAVIASRPSLFASEQWLRADADGRPAREAVKKAACDKVGCVGYLADGRSLSLVFDKAAFAEDCGRADIIVTPLFAPAGCAAGLVIDRGELKETGAITLSFTASGVARRAARTPDEDRPWSPAPRRKWGPSSRSFAASRPTRAASSDLDPSSVARDAGEARGAVEDEDGDASPLE from the coding sequence GTGTCGCAGCTCCGCCGCATCTTTGTCGATGCGTTCGAGACGGAGGTCGCGCTTCGCCGCATGTTTCTCTGGCTGCCAGCGGCGGCTGGCGCCGGCGTCGTCAGCTACATGGCGGCCGATCGTGAACCTTCCTTGTGGCTGCTCGTCCCGCTCACGGCCGCTTTCGCAGGCCTTGCGTTTTTGGCGCGCGGGCGGCGTCTCGCCTTTTTCCTGCTCTGCGGCCTCTGCGCCTTTTTCGCGGGCGATCTTTCGGCAGCCTGGCGCTCGGCGCGCGTCGCCGCCCCGATCATCGACAGGACGACGATTGGCGTTGTCGAGGGTTTTATCGAACAAATGGATTTCCGCCGCGCCGGCGCGCGTTTCGTCCTGCGGGTGTATGCGATCGAGGGGCTCGCCGCCGCGGCGACGCCTTACCGCGTCCGGCTTTCAATACGCCGCGCGCCGCCCTTTGAGGCGGGAGCCTATGTCAGGCTCAAGGCGCGGCTGCTTCCACCGGCCCACGCCAGTCTTCCGGGGGGCTATGATTTTGCCAAGGACGCTTGGTTTGCCGGCATCGGAGGCGTCGGCAATGCGTTAGGCCGCATCGAAACCGCCGCGCCGCCCGCGCCGCCCGGTTTGGCGCTGCGAACCATGATGGCGCTCGATCGCGGGCGCAACGCGCTGGCCCGCCGCATCGACCAGATCGTCGGCGGCGACGCGGGAGCAATCGCCGCCGCCATGGTAACCGGCAAACGCGATCTTTTGTCCGATGCGGCCAAGGACGTCATCCGCGAGGCCGGCATTTTTCACATCATCACGATTTCCGGCGTCCAGATGACGCTGGTCGCCGCTATTTTTTTCGTCGGTTTTCGCCGGCTTCTGGCTTTAAGCCCGACGCTGGCCCTGCGCTATCCGATCAAGAAATGGTCGGCGGCCCTCGCTATGGCCGGCGCGGTTTTTTACGACGTCGCGACGGGGTCCCGGGTCGGGACCGAGCGCGCACTGTTCATGACGTTGATCATGCTCGGCGCGGTGCTTCTCGACCGTCAGGCCTTGACCATGCGGAATCTTGCCTTCGCCGCGCTGATCGTCATTCTGACCGAGCCGGAATCAATCATGGGCGCGAGCTTTCAGCTATCTTTCGCCGCGGTCGCCGCGCTGGTCGCGGTCTATGAGGCGCGTATGGCCGCCGCCGCCGCCGATCGCGAAGATGGGCTGATTCTGCGCGCTCGCGCCGTCGAAGGCGAGCGCCTGCGGCTCTTCTGGCGCGCCTGCAAAAATCTGCTGGCGCGTGGCCCCGGAGGTCTTTTGTTCGCGACCTTTTGCGCCACCGCCGCGACGGCCTCTTTCATGGCCTATAATTTTCACGAGCTCAGCCCCTATGTGCTGATCGGCAATCCGCTGACCCTGACCGTGATCGAGGTTTTCGCAGTGCCCGGGGCGCTTATCGGAACATTGCTCTATCCGCTCGGACTTGACGCATGGGTCTGGCGATATGTCGGGCTTGGCATCGACGGCATCATGTGGGCGGCGGCGGAAATCGGAAGGCTGCCGGGGGCGACCCTCCATCTGCCCGCCTTCGCGCCCTGGTCCATCATCTTCCTGACCCTCGCAATGCTCTGTTCCGTGCTGTGGCGGACCGCCGTTTTTCGCGCGATGGCTTTGCCGCTCGCAGTTATCGGCGTGTGGGGCGCGCTCTGCGGACCCTCGTTCGACATGGCGGTCGCCCCGAACGGCGAAGCCGCAGCGTTTCGCGGGCGGGATGGCCGGCTCGCGGTCATCGCGTCGCGCCCGAGCCTTTTTGCTTCGGAGCAGTGGCTTCGCGCCGACGCCGACGGCCGCCCCGCGCGCGAGGCGGTGAAAAAAGCCGCCTGCGACAAGGTTGGCTGCGTTGGATATCTCGCGGATGGCCGTTCCCTGTCGCTGGTGTTCGACAAAGCTGCGTTCGCCGAAGATTGCGGGCGCGCCGACATCATCGTGACGCCGCTCTTCGCGCCGGCGGGCTGCGCCGCGGGCCTTGTCATCGATCGGGGGGAACTGAAAGAAACCGGCGCCATAACCTTGTCGTTTACCGCGTCCGGCGTCGCAAGGCGCGCGGCTCGAACGCCGGACGAGGACCGCCCCTGGTCTCCTGCGCCCAGGCGAAAATGGGGCCCAAGCTCGCGTTCGTTCGCAGCGTCGCGGCCAACGCGGGCCGCATCTTCCGATCTTGACCCTTCCAGCGTCGCGCGGGACGCTGGCGAGGCGCGGGGCGCCGTCGAGGACGAAGACGGCGACGCCTCGCCGCTTGAGTAG
- a CDS encoding MucR family transcriptional regulator, protein MSDTSGSNSYIELAADIVSAYVSNNSVPASDLPSLISEVHSALLRVTSGAVVPTVETPKPAVPAKKSVTNDFLVCLEDGRKFKSLKRHLRTQYNMSPDEYREKWGLAPDYPMVAPNYAKARSNLAKQMGLGQQRRRA, encoded by the coding sequence ATGAGCGATACGTCAGGTTCGAACAGTTATATAGAATTGGCCGCGGACATTGTGTCTGCCTATGTCAGCAACAATTCAGTGCCTGCGAGCGATCTTCCTTCACTCATAAGTGAAGTTCATTCGGCCTTGCTGCGCGTCACTTCCGGCGCCGTGGTGCCCACGGTCGAGACGCCAAAGCCCGCGGTTCCGGCGAAGAAGTCCGTCACCAACGATTTTCTCGTGTGTTTGGAAGACGGCCGGAAATTCAAGTCATTGAAGCGGCACCTGCGCACCCAATACAATATGTCTCCAGACGAGTATCGCGAGAAATGGGGTCTTGCGCCCGATTATCCAATGGTTGCGCCGAATTACGCCAAAGCCCGCTCGAATCTCGCCAAGCAGATGGGCCTCGGGCAGCAGCGCCGGCGCGCCTGA
- the lexA gene encoding transcriptional repressor LexA translates to MLTKKQSELLRFIHERLKETGVPPSFDEMKDALDLRSKSGIHRLIIALEERGFIRRLPNRARALEVLRMPDSSTPPELNRNKKFEPSVIEGNLGRVRSLPASPSREEEDGPRGTVAIPVMGRIAAGTPITALQNRSHTISLPPEMLPQGEHYALEVRGDSMIEAGIFDADTVVIRKQDTAETGDIVVALIDDEEATLKRLRRRGASIALEAANPAYETRIFGPDRVRIQGKLVSLIRRY, encoded by the coding sequence ATGTTGACGAAAAAGCAAAGCGAGCTGTTGCGCTTCATCCATGAGCGGCTCAAGGAGACGGGCGTGCCCCCCTCTTTCGACGAGATGAAGGACGCGCTCGACCTGCGGTCGAAGTCGGGAATTCATCGTCTGATCATCGCGCTTGAGGAGCGTGGCTTCATCCGGCGCCTGCCCAACCGGGCGCGGGCGCTGGAGGTATTGCGCATGCCCGATTCTTCGACGCCGCCGGAGCTCAACCGGAACAAGAAATTCGAGCCGAGCGTCATCGAAGGCAATCTTGGGCGGGTGCGCTCCTTGCCTGCGAGCCCGAGCCGGGAAGAAGAAGACGGCCCTCGGGGGACCGTCGCCATCCCGGTCATGGGGCGAATCGCCGCGGGCACGCCGATTACGGCCCTGCAGAACCGCAGCCACACCATCAGCCTGCCGCCGGAGATGCTGCCGCAAGGCGAACATTACGCCCTTGAAGTGCGCGGCGACTCAATGATCGAGGCCGGAATATTCGACGCCGACACGGTAGTGATCCGCAAGCAGGACACGGCGGAAACGGGCGACATTGTCGTCGCGCTGATCGACGACGAGGAGGCGACGCTGAAGCGGCTGCGCCGGCGCGGCGCCTCGATCGCGCTCGAAGCCGCAAATCCCGCCTATGAGACGCGCATTTTCGGACCGGACCGCGTGCGCATTCAAGGCAAGCTCGTCAGCCTCATTCGCCGTTATTAA
- the gltX gene encoding glutamate--tRNA ligase gives MSDAVVTRFAPSPTGFLHIGGARTALFNWLYARHFGGKMLLRIEDTDRERSTEAAIRAIIDGLKWLGLDWDGEVIYQFQRAARHREVVENLIASGNAYYCYATPKELDEMREKARAEGRPPRYDGRWRDRAAFEAPGDVKPVVRLKAPLDGETIIEDKVQGRVSWANKDLDDLVLLRSDGTPTYMLAVVVDDHDMGVTQIIRGDDHLTNAARQMQIYAALGWSAPAMAHIPLIHGADGAKLSKRHGALGVDAYRALGFLPAAVRNYLVRLGWSQGDKEFFSTQEMIDAFDLAHVGRSPARFDFAKLENMNGHYIRATPNEALARELEETLPYLPGGAERKHQLDAAMREKLLAAMPGLKERAKTLIELLDGAAFLFARRPLPIDAKAEEILANGGRAHIANLLPLFAALEEWSAAGAEAVVRDYAESARVKLGQVAQPLRAALTGRSTSPGIFDVLAVLGRDESLGRLRDQAG, from the coding sequence ATGTCCGATGCGGTCGTCACTCGTTTTGCGCCCTCCCCGACGGGGTTTCTTCACATCGGAGGGGCTCGCACGGCGCTATTCAACTGGCTCTATGCGCGCCACTTCGGCGGCAAGATGCTGCTGCGCATCGAGGACACCGATCGCGAGCGCTCGACCGAGGCGGCGATCAGAGCCATTATTGACGGGCTGAAATGGCTCGGCCTCGACTGGGACGGCGAGGTCATCTACCAGTTCCAGCGCGCGGCGCGGCACCGCGAGGTCGTCGAAAACCTGATCGCCTCCGGCAATGCTTATTATTGCTATGCGACGCCGAAGGAGCTCGACGAAATGCGCGAGAAGGCGCGCGCCGAGGGACGCCCGCCGCGTTATGACGGGCGCTGGCGCGATCGGGCCGCCTTTGAGGCGCCGGGCGACGTCAAGCCTGTAGTGCGGCTCAAGGCCCCGCTCGATGGCGAAACCATTATCGAGGACAAGGTTCAGGGCCGCGTCAGCTGGGCCAACAAGGATCTCGACGATCTCGTCCTTTTGCGCTCCGACGGCACGCCGACCTATATGCTCGCCGTCGTGGTCGACGATCACGACATGGGGGTCACGCAGATCATTCGCGGCGACGATCACCTGACCAATGCGGCGCGGCAGATGCAGATCTACGCCGCCCTCGGCTGGAGCGCGCCCGCCATGGCGCATATCCCGCTGATCCACGGCGCCGACGGCGCCAAATTGTCGAAGCGGCACGGCGCTCTCGGCGTCGACGCCTATCGCGCGCTCGGCTTTCTGCCGGCCGCCGTGCGCAATTATCTCGTTCGTCTCGGATGGAGCCAGGGCGACAAGGAGTTCTTTTCGACGCAGGAGATGATTGACGCTTTCGATCTCGCTCACGTAGGCCGCTCGCCGGCCCGCTTTGATTTCGCAAAGCTCGAAAATATGAACGGCCACTATATCCGCGCGACCCCCAATGAGGCTCTCGCCCGCGAGCTTGAAGAAACGTTGCCCTATCTGCCAGGCGGCGCCGAGCGCAAGCATCAGCTTGACGCTGCGATGCGAGAAAAATTGCTGGCCGCCATGCCCGGACTGAAGGAACGCGCCAAGACGCTGATCGAGCTTCTCGACGGCGCGGCGTTTTTGTTCGCCCGCCGGCCGCTGCCCATTGACGCCAAGGCCGAGGAGATTCTCGCTAACGGAGGCCGCGCCCACATCGCCAATCTGCTGCCCTTGTTCGCCGCGCTGGAAGAGTGGTCGGCCGCGGGGGCTGAAGCCGTCGTGCGCGACTATGCCGAAAGCGCCAGGGTCAAACTCGGCCAGGTGGCGCAGCCATTGCGCGCGGCGTTGACTGGCCGCTCAACATCGCCTGGCATCTTCGACGTCCTCGCCGTGCTCGGGCGTGACGAAAGCCTCGGCCGCCTGCGAGACCAGGCCGGCTGA